Proteins from one Desulfonema limicola genomic window:
- a CDS encoding MotA/TolQ/ExbB proton channel family protein → MKNIIKHLFAVLLLFSVFIPLSHSSVWKKAVSQVSREINQIQEDTQETQNIINQEKQELKTELLKINKDVEQDEKELARLKESFDLLLQEEQDLKNEIETGEKQTQALANVLRTAAKDTETMIENSPVNEKILSMKPGLLSMTYPDRFPGMDDIENLGKILLAEMESGGKIQKYTGTYIDEHGNETSGEIIQAGRFSLYYKQGEKTGYLRFDSKIQKLAAVPGTLPRSVRQDIKNYYEGKQEYIPLDLTGGIIAEQVSKSGNIEDWLNAGGILVWPILLIAVVSLIISLERLWSLGRIPVQTDKIMDKLRQMAGKGDWKGCRELCTARSHMPVCNVLSAGLQYRDSDKEVLENAMEESILKQMPRLERFLTTLSVLAAIAPLLGLLGTVTGMIHTFQGITVFGTSDPKMMSGGISQALITTQLGLAVAIPIIIIHHFFDRRVEKIIGDMEEKGTALITTLINIRTSFQEN, encoded by the coding sequence ATGAAAAATATTATTAAACACTTATTTGCAGTACTGCTGTTGTTTTCTGTTTTTATCCCTTTATCCCATAGTTCTGTATGGAAAAAAGCTGTCTCACAGGTCAGCAGGGAAATAAATCAGATCCAGGAAGATACACAGGAAACGCAAAATATTATTAACCAGGAAAAACAGGAACTAAAAACCGAGCTTTTAAAAATTAATAAAGATGTGGAACAAGATGAAAAAGAGCTTGCCCGTTTAAAAGAAAGCTTTGATTTATTATTGCAGGAAGAACAAGACCTCAAAAATGAGATTGAAACAGGAGAAAAACAAACCCAGGCCCTGGCAAATGTTTTGAGAACTGCTGCAAAAGATACTGAAACAATGATAGAAAACAGCCCTGTGAATGAGAAAATACTTTCCATGAAACCCGGGCTTTTATCAATGACATATCCAGACAGGTTTCCAGGTATGGATGATATTGAGAATCTTGGAAAAATTTTACTTGCTGAAATGGAATCAGGAGGTAAAATTCAAAAATATACCGGCACATATATTGATGAACATGGAAATGAAACCTCTGGAGAGATTATTCAAGCAGGCAGGTTTTCCCTGTATTATAAACAAGGAGAAAAAACCGGTTATCTAAGGTTTGACAGTAAAATTCAAAAACTTGCTGCTGTTCCAGGAACACTGCCCAGGTCTGTCAGACAGGATATAAAAAATTATTATGAAGGCAAACAAGAATATATACCCCTTGATCTTACAGGCGGCATTATAGCGGAGCAAGTAAGTAAAAGCGGCAATATTGAAGACTGGCTTAATGCAGGGGGGATACTTGTCTGGCCTATTCTCTTAATAGCAGTTGTCAGCCTGATAATTTCCCTTGAGCGTTTATGGTCTCTTGGACGTATTCCAGTTCAAACAGACAAGATAATGGATAAGCTCCGGCAAATGGCAGGAAAAGGAGACTGGAAAGGATGCAGGGAACTCTGCACTGCCCGCTCCCATATGCCGGTATGCAATGTTTTATCAGCAGGGCTTCAATACCGGGATTCAGACAAGGAGGTACTTGAAAATGCTATGGAAGAATCTATTTTAAAACAAATGCCCCGCCTGGAGCGGTTTCTTACCACATTGAGCGTACTGGCAGCCATTGCTCCCCTGCTGGGGCTTTTGGGAACAGTTACAGGCATGATCCATACATTTCAAGGAATTACTGTATTTGGAACCAGTGATCCCAAAATGATGTCCGGGGGTATATCCCAGGCTTTAATAACAACCCAGCTTGGTCTTGCTGTAGCTATTCCTATTATAATTATCCATCATTTTTTTGACCGGAGAGTTGAAAAAATAATCGGAGATATGGAAGAAAAAGGCACAGCCCTGATAACCACCCTGATTAATATCAGAACCAGTTTCCAGGAAAATTAA
- a CDS encoding MotA/TolQ/ExbB proton channel family protein: protein MSIFFHEQLSDTLDYLYQGGEIIFPLIFVSVWMWYLIVKKLYILNYWKKQRGKNADEIQSVITDYNADKTYDEKINRRLLQTIVKKRQQNIERHVQTIFVLASIAPLLGLLGTVTGMISTFEAISRFGTANTRAMAAGISEALITTQIGLIVAVPGLFMGHVIRRKTDAMQNRMDSFFLNMEHRIFFKTKINQEKT, encoded by the coding sequence ATGAGCATCTTTTTCCATGAACAATTGTCTGATACCTTAGACTATCTTTACCAGGGAGGAGAGATAATATTTCCCCTGATTTTTGTATCTGTATGGATGTGGTATCTTATTGTAAAAAAACTGTATATCCTCAATTACTGGAAAAAGCAGAGGGGAAAAAATGCAGATGAGATTCAATCTGTAATAACAGATTATAATGCTGATAAGACATATGATGAAAAAATAAACAGACGTTTGCTGCAAACTATTGTAAAAAAACGCCAGCAGAATATTGAACGTCATGTACAGACCATATTTGTACTGGCCTCCATTGCTCCCCTGCTGGGACTTCTTGGCACTGTTACAGGCATGATTTCCACATTTGAAGCAATTTCCAGGTTTGGAACTGCAAACACCAGAGCAATGGCAGCAGGTATATCCGAGGCATTGATTACAACCCAGATTGGTTTAATAGTAGCAGTGCCGGGCCTGTTTATGGGGCATGTAATAAGAAGAAAAACAGATGCCATGCAAAACCGCATGGACAGCTTTTTTCTTAATATGGAACACAGAATTTTTTTCAAAACAAAAATAAACCAGGAGAAAACTTGA
- a CDS encoding ExbD/TolR family protein, giving the protein MNHIRINRSRRTKGAEINMAPLIDMIFILLIFFLVTTSFVKQSAVEIQRPSAQSAEKKEKVNLMVEVSENGSIFIEGQHTDIRFLSARIKRFAAETPGGSILIAADRQSQTGLIINILDQCRMAGIDNISVAAKKSETRE; this is encoded by the coding sequence TTGAACCATATACGCATAAATCGCAGCAGACGGACAAAAGGTGCTGAAATAAATATGGCACCTTTAATTGATATGATCTTTATTTTACTTATCTTTTTTCTTGTTACAACCAGTTTTGTCAAGCAGAGTGCTGTGGAAATTCAAAGACCCTCGGCACAAAGTGCAGAAAAAAAAGAGAAAGTCAACCTGATGGTGGAGGTATCAGAAAACGGGAGCATTTTTATTGAAGGGCAGCATACAGACATCCGTTTTCTAAGTGCCAGGATAAAGCGTTTTGCAGCAGAAACCCCTGGAGGTTCAATTCTTATAGCTGCTGACAGGCAGAGTCAAACAGGGCTTATTATTAATATCCTGGATCAATGCCGGATGGCAGGTATTGATAATATCAGCGTAGCTGCTAAAAAATCTGAAACCAGGGAATAG
- a CDS encoding energy transducer TonB, whose product MDNIKKRIFFIFTALLINISVFAAIPRLSTCKSSHESRSEYSPVLIADYKPLPHPVKHRQQPEPPEPFQEKLIKKIQKPVIKPEKISPRKPAMNIKIPDADFEINPLLATAMSIDPPPPEPAAEILEPAPVVLPAAAIPSEFSMAEVDQVPGLIKKVEPKYPYNAKRRNINGSVTVKFLVSAAGYVEKTNILSADPKGIFEKNVLQAIKKWKFKPGIRKGQAVPTWVIVPIQFTLDR is encoded by the coding sequence ATGGACAATATAAAAAAACGCATATTTTTTATCTTTACAGCACTATTAATCAATATATCTGTTTTTGCAGCAATTCCAAGACTTTCAACCTGTAAATCAAGCCATGAGTCAAGGTCTGAATACAGCCCTGTTTTAATAGCTGATTATAAACCTCTGCCCCATCCTGTAAAACACAGGCAGCAGCCAGAACCTCCTGAACCCTTTCAGGAAAAACTTATAAAAAAAATTCAAAAACCCGTGATTAAGCCTGAAAAAATATCACCCAGAAAACCTGCCATGAATATCAAGATACCAGATGCAGACTTTGAAATAAATCCCCTGCTTGCCACCGCTATGTCAATAGACCCGCCTCCTCCTGAACCTGCTGCTGAAATCCTGGAACCAGCCCCCGTTGTTCTGCCTGCTGCAGCGATACCTTCTGAGTTCAGTATGGCTGAAGTTGACCAGGTGCCAGGCCTGATAAAAAAGGTTGAACCTAAATATCCTTACAATGCAAAAAGGCGTAATATCAATGGAAGTGTAACTGTTAAATTCCTGGTTTCAGCAGCCGGTTATGTAGAAAAAACCAATATTTTAAGCGCTGATCCCAAAGGGATTTTTGAAAAAAATGTATTGCAGGCAATCAAAAAATGGAAGTTTAAGCCTGGAATCCGCAAAGGCCAGGCAGTTCCCACCTGGGTAATAGTTCCAATTCAATTTACTTTAGACAGATAA
- a CDS encoding tol-pal system YbgF family protein produces MLIRIFFIFLFFIFSASYSFADKPENNIIRREQAVLYQAQEALKNKSFHKASNLLSEYINKNPGSKNSLIWYALGNALYMSQNLEKALSAYEKGFKIDPGSYNLCINIAKTSYDLKQFFKAGEFFEKSFNLTNSKNRELLFQAGTAYYQGKNLEKAGAALKKAVSDQKQSKTEWLRLYIHICLELKEWKEAEITLEKFLNKNPGDIQYWKILANTRLNRKNYKEAAAALEIAYSIKTPSSKEWEELANLYFHLNFPLKAARTLEKAYGKKPDAKQCEKLSSAFAEAQRKEKAIKYINLAIEQTPCADIYYKKGQLCYEWGVWKKAVKSFQNCIKLNPDKDMAYLLLGYCALEIEDYDLACKSFLSASKKAKYKKQALDGLELCKPTESDLSD; encoded by the coding sequence ATGCTTATACGAATCTTTTTTATTTTTTTATTTTTCATATTTTCTGCATCTTATTCTTTTGCAGATAAACCAGAAAACAATATTATACGCCGGGAACAGGCTGTATTATATCAGGCTCAGGAAGCTTTGAAAAATAAATCATTTCACAAGGCTTCAAACCTGCTTTCAGAATATATAAACAAAAATCCAGGCTCGAAAAACTCACTTATATGGTATGCTCTGGGCAATGCCTTATATATGAGCCAAAATCTTGAAAAAGCTTTGAGTGCATATGAAAAAGGTTTTAAAATTGATCCTGGATCCTATAATCTGTGTATAAATATTGCAAAAACCAGCTATGATCTTAAACAATTTTTCAAAGCAGGGGAATTTTTTGAAAAATCATTTAATCTCACTAATTCCAAAAACAGGGAACTGCTTTTTCAGGCAGGAACTGCCTATTACCAGGGAAAAAACCTGGAAAAAGCCGGAGCTGCCCTTAAAAAAGCTGTTTCAGATCAAAAACAAAGCAAAACAGAATGGCTGCGCCTTTATATTCATATATGCCTTGAGCTGAAAGAATGGAAAGAGGCTGAAATTACCCTTGAAAAATTTTTAAACAAAAATCCTGGAGATATTCAATACTGGAAAATCCTGGCAAATACCCGCCTTAACAGAAAGAATTATAAGGAAGCAGCAGCAGCCCTTGAAATCGCATACAGCATAAAAACACCATCATCCAAAGAATGGGAAGAACTTGCCAACCTCTACTTTCACCTGAATTTCCCTTTAAAAGCAGCAAGAACCCTTGAAAAAGCATATGGGAAAAAACCAGATGCGAAACAATGCGAAAAACTTTCATCAGCTTTTGCAGAGGCACAGCGCAAAGAAAAGGCCATAAAATATATTAATCTGGCAATTGAACAAACCCCTTGCGCAGATATTTATTATAAAAAAGGACAACTCTGCTATGAATGGGGAGTCTGGAAAAAAGCAGTTAAGAGCTTTCAAAACTGCATTAAATTAAATCCTGACAAGGATATGGCATATCTGCTTCTTGGATACTGCGCTCTTGAAATTGAAGATTATGATCTGGCATGTAAATCTTTTTTAAGTGCTTCTAAAAAAGCAAAATATAAAAAACAAGCTCTGGACGGGCTGGAACTCTGCAAGCCTACTGAATCTGATTTATCAGACTGA
- a CDS encoding B12-binding domain-containing radical SAM protein, whose translation MPDILLIQPPIQDFYLTAKRTIPYGLACIAARLIQQGFSVEIFDSLACSKSRIIELPLEMEYLNQFYGKPDISPFALFHKYRHFGYSFEHIGRIARDSKAFLIGISSLFTAYSSQALECARVVKKFYPGCYIVMGGHHPTSLPESVMECREVDFVIRGEGEAGLPELAGCLKDNGDIKNVPGIVFRDHDNIVKISEPALMADPDDYPLPAMNLVNNRFYQRKKFGSMVIISSRGCPMKCSYCSVGASYLKYRRRCVDSVIREMEHGFYNYNVRFFDFEDENLSLEKSWFLELLEKIQIKFKHWDIELRAMNGLFSPSLDKQVICAMKQAGFKTLNLSLGSASAQQLKKFRRPDVRDSVENAIGLALDCGLEVVCYIIAGALGQNPKDSIFDLLWIASKNVLAGVSVYYPSPGSADYALAKESGMLPKHFSLMRSSTLPISNTTSRLDSITLLRTGRILNFIKTLCDEEKQVLKPLPFDNKIENPGTRKSSGIKILEWFLHDGKIRGLTKEGEIYEHCISQELAEIIRISLINQIQ comes from the coding sequence ATGCCTGATATTTTATTGATACAGCCGCCTATACAGGATTTTTATCTTACAGCCAAGCGCACAATTCCTTATGGGCTTGCCTGTATTGCAGCCAGGCTTATTCAACAGGGATTTTCAGTGGAAATTTTTGACAGCCTTGCCTGTTCCAAATCCAGGATAATTGAACTGCCTTTGGAAATGGAATATCTTAATCAATTTTATGGAAAGCCGGATATTTCCCCTTTTGCCCTGTTTCATAAATACAGGCATTTTGGATACAGTTTTGAACATATTGGCAGAATTGCCAGGGATTCCAAAGCCTTTCTCATAGGAATTTCCTCTCTTTTTACTGCATACAGCAGCCAGGCTCTGGAATGCGCCCGTGTTGTTAAAAAATTTTATCCTGGTTGTTATATTGTTATGGGAGGGCATCATCCCACATCCCTGCCTGAATCTGTTATGGAGTGCAGAGAAGTTGATTTTGTCATACGCGGAGAGGGTGAAGCAGGGCTTCCTGAACTGGCAGGATGCTTGAAAGACAATGGTGATATTAAAAATGTACCTGGCATTGTTTTCAGGGATCATGATAATATTGTTAAAATAAGCGAACCTGCACTTATGGCTGATCCTGATGACTATCCCCTTCCTGCCATGAACCTGGTCAATAACAGGTTTTATCAGAGAAAAAAATTCGGCAGTATGGTAATTATTTCCAGCCGTGGCTGTCCCATGAAATGTTCTTATTGTTCAGTAGGGGCATCTTATTTAAAATACCGGCGCAGGTGTGTGGATTCTGTTATCAGGGAGATGGAACATGGTTTTTATAATTATAATGTCAGATTTTTTGATTTTGAGGATGAAAACCTTTCCCTGGAAAAATCATGGTTTTTAGAGCTTCTGGAAAAGATTCAAATTAAATTCAAGCATTGGGATATAGAACTCAGGGCAATGAACGGACTGTTTTCACCATCTTTGGATAAACAGGTTATTTGTGCAATGAAACAGGCAGGATTTAAAACCTTAAATCTTTCCCTTGGCTCTGCATCTGCTCAACAATTAAAAAAATTCAGAAGGCCCGATGTCAGGGACTCGGTTGAGAATGCGATTGGTCTGGCTTTGGACTGCGGGCTTGAAGTTGTTTGTTATATTATTGCAGGTGCTTTAGGACAGAATCCCAAAGACTCAATATTTGATCTTTTATGGATAGCATCTAAAAATGTTCTTGCAGGTGTATCTGTATATTATCCTTCTCCAGGGAGTGCGGATTATGCACTGGCAAAAGAATCAGGAATGCTGCCAAAACATTTTTCCCTTATGCGTTCAAGTACCCTGCCGATTTCAAATACCACATCAAGGCTTGATTCAATAACACTTCTGCGGACAGGGCGCATACTTAACTTTATAAAAACCCTTTGTGATGAGGAAAAGCAGGTACTAAAACCTCTGCCCTTTGACAATAAAATTGAGAATCCCGGCACAAGGAAATCATCAGGCATAAAAATCCTGGAATGGTTTTTACATGATGGAAAAATAAGAGGATTAACAAAAGAAGGAGAGATTTATGAACATTGTATTTCACAAGAACTTGCAGAAATTATCAGAATCAGTCTGATAAATCAGATTCAGTAG
- a CDS encoding radical SAM/SPASM domain-containing protein, with protein sequence MLVLSAPIHYVLELTPKCNNQCTGCGNVFLKDISPLLSVAQWKKILKKIAPHAANLRLSGGEPTLYPQFKAILDAVASLGISITIFTNGRWQNPDDIIELLNNLPQDKGLLISLHGAIPEIHDNFTGIRGSFNETVKNIKLSLSAGLKVATSTIITSENYNRISDIIKFTEKMEIERAFFARYLPVKNNKIIPAKTQLAEAVNVVEYQRKNGAKAEFSVCIPRCFTSSSSEGCLSGVTYCVIDPWGNVRPCTHSPLITGNLLEQSIEEIWHGKEMQDWRNMIPDQCHECIEFSQCHGGCRAAAILDKLKQDPLMGKPVLENCQELNEKIELYENAYPVGHFTLRSESFGYVLINSNRVIPVTHQSKPVLDVLNGSLTLHSIEECFGQEAISFIGALYQKGFVEFK encoded by the coding sequence ATGCTCGTTTTATCAGCACCCATTCATTATGTTCTTGAGCTTACCCCAAAATGCAATAATCAATGTACAGGCTGCGGAAATGTTTTTTTAAAAGATATTTCTCCATTACTTTCTGTTGCACAATGGAAAAAGATATTAAAAAAAATAGCACCGCATGCAGCAAACCTGCGTTTAAGTGGAGGAGAACCAACTCTTTATCCTCAATTTAAAGCTATTCTTGATGCAGTTGCCAGTTTAGGAATTTCCATAACGATTTTTACTAATGGTCGATGGCAAAATCCTGATGATATTATAGAACTTCTTAATAATCTTCCTCAAGATAAGGGACTGTTAATATCACTGCATGGTGCAATACCAGAAATCCATGATAATTTTACCGGAATCAGGGGGTCTTTTAATGAAACTGTAAAGAATATCAAGTTGTCTCTTTCTGCTGGCTTAAAGGTTGCTACCAGTACAATTATTACCAGTGAAAACTATAACAGAATTAGTGATATTATTAAATTTACCGAAAAGATGGAAATTGAGCGGGCCTTTTTTGCACGTTATCTGCCTGTTAAAAACAATAAAATAATTCCTGCAAAGACTCAGTTGGCAGAGGCTGTTAATGTTGTTGAATATCAGAGAAAGAACGGTGCTAAAGCAGAATTCAGTGTTTGTATTCCCCGATGTTTTACTTCATCATCTTCTGAAGGGTGTCTGTCAGGTGTAACCTATTGTGTCATAGATCCCTGGGGAAATGTTCGCCCATGTACCCATTCTCCTTTAATCACAGGAAATCTATTGGAGCAGTCTATTGAAGAAATATGGCATGGTAAAGAAATGCAGGATTGGCGGAATATGATTCCTGACCAGTGTCATGAATGTATAGAATTTTCTCAATGTCATGGAGGATGCCGGGCAGCAGCAATATTGGATAAGTTGAAACAAGACCCCTTGATGGGCAAGCCTGTTTTGGAGAACTGTCAAGAATTGAATGAAAAAATAGAACTCTATGAAAATGCTTACCCTGTGGGGCATTTTACGCTGCGCTCTGAATCTTTTGGTTATGTTCTTATAAACAGTAACCGCGTCATACCGGTAACACATCAGAGCAAGCCTGTTCTTGATGTACTAAATGGCAGCTTAACATTACATAGCATTGAAGAATGTTTTGGACAGGAAGCGATTAGCTTCATAGGGGCACTTTATCAAAAAGGTTTTGTTGAATTCAAATAA
- a CDS encoding putative transposase produces the protein MKALQHSLPFLPEEIQIISDKIGVVRNDSDIVFYNASGPIYMCKVDDKEGLRIAQGMFVDLKLARPKQIASALGVNASTVQRNKKKYQDGGVKAFAKAAVPERTPYKLDDEKCKEVQESIDKNLSIRSAAEEAGLSEGTIRNGLKRGDLKKENSEDKPKSTSERSSQDQESESGIAVKRHSERFFARKGLLEEAKPRFEASEGVKYGGVLIALPVILSQGLLDIGKQVYKKLSNGFFGLQTIFLTLIFMSLLRIKTPEQLTRHSPGELGIVLGLDRAPEVKTLRRKIEELGNQGNAREFADLLARHWADENPDVLGFLYIDGHVRPYHGKNKLPKTHVAQKRLCMPATTDFWVNGTDAQPLFFVTTEANDTLLSTIENEILPEIKQLVEGDKRVTLVFDRAGWSPKTFKKWYDMGFDVMTYRKGNYEPWPEECFQEFEIKICNKKVKYNLGQRSVNMGLKNEDFWMREVRRLCDNGHQTSIITTKQDIDEIFIAVRMFSRWKQENFFRYMGIEFDFNHLCTYDVEPADLERLVPNPAIKEKKKELEKIKKEYEKNLKKLSDAVIQNNDVNQNAKLMQTIRDLDIRCAELVEVISDMPEKVAVKETMDEDKIVKLETERKILTDLIKMTAYRAETSLFDLLVPPVLARNEEEGRSFLKAVFQTPADIIPDEENKCLIVQFHTMANQRSNSALKALCEIINHEECLYPGTYLRLVFNPPELQTKLRPCQEV, from the coding sequence ATGAAAGCTCTTCAGCATTCACTTCCATTTCTTCCAGAGGAAATTCAAATAATAAGTGATAAGATTGGTGTTGTTCGCAATGACAGCGATATTGTATTTTACAATGCTTCAGGTCCGATATATATGTGCAAGGTTGATGATAAAGAAGGGCTTCGTATTGCCCAAGGCATGTTTGTTGATCTTAAACTTGCACGTCCAAAACAAATAGCATCAGCGCTCGGAGTAAATGCAAGTACTGTACAGAGAAATAAAAAAAAGTATCAGGATGGCGGTGTTAAAGCTTTCGCTAAAGCTGCTGTGCCTGAACGAACACCGTACAAACTTGATGATGAGAAATGTAAAGAGGTCCAGGAAAGTATTGATAAAAATTTATCAATAAGATCAGCGGCAGAAGAGGCTGGATTAAGCGAAGGAACAATTAGAAACGGCTTGAAGAGAGGTGATCTTAAAAAAGAGAATTCTGAAGATAAACCAAAGAGTACATCAGAGCGTTCTTCCCAAGACCAGGAAAGTGAAAGTGGAATAGCAGTTAAACGCCACAGCGAAAGATTCTTTGCAAGAAAAGGTTTGCTGGAGGAAGCAAAACCCCGTTTTGAGGCATCTGAAGGGGTTAAATACGGCGGTGTTCTTATTGCCCTGCCGGTTATTTTATCCCAGGGACTGCTGGATATCGGAAAACAGGTTTATAAAAAATTAAGCAACGGTTTTTTCGGTTTGCAGACCATATTTTTAACATTGATCTTCATGTCGCTTCTCAGGATAAAAACCCCTGAACAATTAACCAGACATTCGCCAGGGGAACTGGGAATTGTCCTGGGACTTGACCGCGCTCCTGAAGTAAAAACATTAAGGAGAAAAATAGAAGAACTGGGGAACCAGGGAAATGCAAGAGAATTTGCTGATTTGCTTGCCCGTCACTGGGCAGATGAAAATCCTGATGTATTGGGATTTCTTTATATAGACGGGCATGTGCGGCCTTATCACGGTAAAAATAAACTTCCAAAAACACATGTTGCACAAAAACGTCTTTGTATGCCTGCAACAACTGATTTCTGGGTAAATGGCACTGACGCGCAGCCTTTATTTTTCGTAACAACTGAAGCAAATGACACCCTGCTTTCAACCATTGAAAACGAGATTTTACCTGAAATCAAACAACTTGTTGAAGGTGATAAAAGGGTTACACTGGTTTTCGACCGTGCAGGCTGGAGTCCTAAAACATTTAAAAAATGGTATGATATGGGGTTCGATGTAATGACATACCGCAAAGGCAATTATGAACCCTGGCCTGAAGAATGTTTCCAGGAATTTGAAATTAAAATCTGTAATAAAAAAGTCAAATACAACCTTGGCCAGCGTTCTGTCAATATGGGGCTTAAAAATGAAGATTTCTGGATGCGTGAAGTCAGGAGACTTTGTGATAACGGACACCAGACTTCTATCATAACAACAAAACAGGATATTGATGAAATTTTTATTGCAGTTCGAATGTTTTCCCGCTGGAAACAGGAAAATTTCTTCCGTTACATGGGAATAGAGTTCGATTTCAACCATCTTTGTACCTATGATGTTGAACCGGCTGATCTCGAACGTCTTGTTCCTAATCCAGCTATAAAAGAGAAGAAAAAAGAGCTTGAAAAAATAAAAAAAGAGTATGAAAAGAATCTTAAAAAGCTTAGTGATGCAGTAATTCAAAATAATGACGTTAATCAAAATGCAAAATTAATGCAGACGATCAGGGATCTGGATATTAGATGTGCTGAACTGGTAGAAGTTATAAGCGATATGCCTGAAAAGGTTGCTGTCAAAGAAACGATGGATGAAGATAAGATTGTCAAACTCGAAACAGAGAGAAAGATATTAACCGATCTTATAAAAATGACTGCTTATCGCGCAGAAACATCTCTTTTCGATCTCCTTGTTCCTCCTGTTCTTGCCCGGAATGAAGAAGAGGGGCGCTCTTTTCTTAAAGCTGTTTTCCAGACTCCAGCAGATATAATACCTGATGAAGAAAATAAATGCCTGATCGTACAGTTTCATACAATGGCAAACCAGAGATCAAATAGTGCCCTTAAAGCTTTATGTGAGATAATAAATCACGAAGAATGCCTTTACCCTGGAACATATCTCCGCCTTGTTTTTAACCCCCCAGAGTTGCAAACGAAATTACGCCCATGTCAGGAGGTCTGA